TATCCTGTAGTAGAGGAACGGAGTTTGCTAAAGCAACAGACCAGATTGATTCGCTACTTATGATGCCCACATTATCTAGATAGAGCTCTCAGATTGCTCATGTTTGCTATGAGAGTCTGAAGGCTTGGCTCTCGGAGGTATAATAAACTATTACCAGAGAAATCTAGCGTAAGCAATTTCACGAGGCAGGCAATTCCAATAGGTATCTGACCAGCCAATCCTGTACCAGACAACTCAAGACTGAGTAGCTCAGTCAGCCGCTCAAACCCGAAACTAGGAAGGATGGCTTGGTTAAAGTCGTTATCCGAGAGGCTGAGATTTCTGAGAGAGGTGAGGTGGAATAGTGCTGCGCTGAGACCATTGATGCTCCGCAGGTTACGATCACTGAGATCCAAAGTGATCACCTGACCAGAGGCCATGTCGCAACCAACACCCTCCCAGTGGCAACAATCTGTGCCATGCTGCCATGACGAGAGGTTGGGGTTGTGGAAGGCGTGCTTCAGCTGAAGGAGAGATGCAGCTTGGTCAGGGAGGCACTGGACTGTGATTCCATTGCCGCCTTTGGCAGTGATGTGGGTGGAGCAGTAGTATGTGAACAATAGCAGGATGAAGTGAAGCTGTGAGCGCCTGAGGTCCATCTTTCTACTGCTTTACAAACTTCAAGCTGGTGGCCAACGTAATATATAGTGCAGGACAGAGATAGAATCTCTCAACGATACAATTAGCTCGGTCGTAGAGCAGTACAAAGTTTACGTTCAGTGGCACAGTTTGTTAGTCCGAGATGAAAGCTTGTGCCGTGCCATTATGTGGCCAACGCTCTTTCCTTTGTAATACGGTAGCACCTTCGATGTGCACATGCGTAGTTGCTGTACTCTCAGCTGCATGTTTCGTCATCTTACAGAGACTTGGACTAATTCAAGGTTTATACCTCTCATGAGTCAAGGCCCGTGGAAAGCTACGACAGTTAATGTAGTGACTGTACTGTAGTGCCGTAGCGTGCCTCATGTGGCAAGAATCTGCTAAGTTGTTAGTTTGATAAGGAAGCTCTCGTTAAGAGCCCATTAGGTTACTAGAAATAGAGTACTATATAAGTTGAGCCAACGCTATGAAAGGCTGCACATATCAATTATAGCTGATTTTTTGGATGCTAAAGTAAGAAGAATATTAAGGTTTCTGTCTTAGCTTGACAGAAATACCCCAGGGAACATGTTCTGAAAATGTGGAGGTTACCCTttttttttagaacgaaggctcgcagagagcccggctttgaattaacaaagccatcaaccggccaggaaAAACAGACACACACAAACCCCACGACCAAACGATACAAGGGGACACTCTAGGAGGCTTACAACTCAACGGGTCGCACAAGCACAAAAAGAATACAGGAAAACATAGCTCGAAGCTTGTCCAAGCCGAAGACTACAGCCAAACAGCCAACTAGGGATGAGGCACACACGAGCACGACGAGGACCTGCTTGCAACAGAGAGTGGTGAGAGAGCCCGACCAACACCCAAGTAGAAGCCACCACACATCCGCCGTCTCTCACGCCGCAGAGGGACCCTTCCCTCTCGCCATGGCTCGCAAGGCGCCGTACCCGGCGGACTTGAGAGACGCTCACCCTAGAGCAGGGGACGTGTCAGCTTCAGGacctggagcagccgcagcactTCACCACTAGAACATTCGAGCACTCCGCGACTGCCGCCTCGCCACAACCTAGAACGCCTGAGAGCTGCAGGAAAACCACCAGGTGCAGCTACTGAAGAAGGCAGCAGAGGCATCAAGAGAACCGACAGGCCACCGAGAAGCATTGCCAGGCAGCCGAACGCCTACAGCCATGCCGAACCTAGTGACACCGCCGTCACCGGACCACCCAAGCTCCGACCTAGAAACCCTCACCTGAACGCAACCCTCCCCAGGCGGCGCCCCCAAGGAAGAACACGACGCACAGCGCGCCATCACCGCCCAATCCAAGCCGGATTTTGGGCTTTCACCCGGGAGGAGGAACAGGGGTGGAAAGGGGAAGGGCCTCTGCAGCACCTCCAAGGAGGAGACGGCGTCGGGGACGTCGCTGCTGCCAGGCCGGCCACGCCGGCCAACGGTTTCCCGCGGCCCAAAACCAGACCACCAGTCACCCACCCACATCATACCGGCGCTCGGAGGGAGGCAGGCGAGAAGCGGCGGGGACGAGGAAGACAGGGGAAAGGAGCCACCCTCAGATCTGACGAGGAGGGGAgacctccgcgccgccgccgccacccgccgacACCTCACCACCCGCGTGGTCGAGGCCGCCGGCCAGAGCACCCCCGCGGACGACGCTGGCCGAGaaagcgccgccgcctcgccaagaAGGGCCGCCGCCCCAGATCCGAGGTCCTCCTCGAGGAAAGGAGCGACCGAGGCCTCGCCGCCACCTTCACgggcggccgcacgcgcggatccGGCGGCTAACTCAGGTggcggcgagggagggaggggagAGGGAGCGGCGGCGCGACGGGGAAACCCTAGTCGCCGCCCGAGTCGCCCGAAGCGGACGACGCGGGGGCCGTGGGTggggtgtgtgggggggggggggggggggggggaggagaaTACAGCAAAAGCTGTAAGTGGAGGTTACCCTTGCTCCGTAAGATAATGGGTCTCTTGAGGTAGTTTATGTGTCAGTTTGCTCCAGGAAGACAGAGCCTTGATTCTACCTGCGGAGCTGGTGTATTTGAGGATCTGGGGATGAATGAGGCCTCCTTGTTCCATAGTACTCTAATCAAGGTACAAAGCCATCACCTAGCTGCTCGAGTGAGCAGATTATAATTTGCTTGTGCAGTCAAAATGGTTGGCGCGAAAAAGGGTGCCTAAAATGCAAGGCGGAGAAGAACTGTTCCCTTCCTGGCAACTGGAATGTGATAACAGTATGTTTGCAGACGAGCAAATGATGAAGACTTTATTATTGTACTACTACTATTACTACCGCATGCCATGCTTTTCCCACGGACTTGGTCGGATTTTCTTTCTCCATTGAAGAAGGTGCGATGGTCCAAATCGATGAACGTCAAGTGCAGACTGCAGTACACAGTTTCTGTTGTTGTCAATGGACTGTTTCAGCGCTCCGAGTGTACTGTTGCCCGGAGTGCCGTGTGCTTGAGTGTACTATTTGTAACTTGGGAGCCTTGATGTCGATCGATATCGTCGGCATGAAGCAGGGAGTGCATACAGGACAAGAAAGATGTGAGATATGAGGGCCGAGGAGTACTCTCGAAACTATCATCTGGGCGTTTTGCCATTGTCGTGACCATGCGACCCCGGGATTCCTGTACTGCGGTACAAGAAAGCTTCATTGCGGTCGACGCACTCGGACGTACATATCTTTTTTTGTACGCATGCAGACGAAGGGGTTTATGTAACAGCACGAAACATGTACTGACTGAGACAGACCAGCTGCCTGCCGTGCAGGGAAGGGCTTGGAAGTTGTAACGCAGACCAATCGTACATATATACCTGATGCAACCGCACACACATATCTTCTCACGTACACTTCACGGCCGACCAATTGTCGAGTGCTATACACATAACGAGCACACTATCTCCCTCGCAGCCGATCCTTGGCTTGATCGCCGTTGCTCCTGATGATTCCACCACAGCAGACGCTCAAAAGCAAACCTGAGCGTGTACTGCCCTGTCGATCTGCTTAGGGAGATAGACATCAGAGACAGCCCAGGTCGCTAAAGCCTAAAACCAACTCCCTTCACTATTTTTTGACAGCCCAATTATATTTGAACatatatagtactccctctgtaaactaatataagagcgtttagatcactactttagtattctaaacgcttttatattagtttacagagagAGTAGTAAATAATGAAGAAAGTTGCTAGTTTCAACCAAAATAAAACGAGTTTCTTAAAGTTTATTATACTCTCCTGGTTATCTGACAAGTAGGGCTCATGAAAAATCGGCATCAGAAATAATTAACACACTGGATAGCATGTAAAGTTCGCAATACTTGCAATCCGGTTCAGCCAAATCAACCAGACAACATATTAAGCTGTCTCAGGTAAGTACAACATATATACACAGGACATTTCTCTTTTTGGGAAGAAATATTCAATACAATAATACATATTATGTGCAATAGGATCACATACGGATTGATCAGTGCTTGCAGTCTCATCCTTCTTGGTGGCAGAACAATCGTAACATGCATGACAATGCGAAGCCCACTCCAAACCCGAGGCCAACAAAAGCAAACAGGAggatgataccaagtttgtcctGCCACAAACTGTTGGATTCAGGAGGAGCCACTGCATTTGAACCTGGAGATCCACATTGTTTGGAGAGTGGAAGTCCACAGAGGCCACCATTCCCTTTTAATGAGCTGTTAGAAAATGTCAAGAACTGGTTCCCATGCGGAATTCTTCCGGACAAGTTGTTGTATGAAAGATTCAACCATTCAAGAGAGGTAAGAGAGGCTAACTCTTTTGGTATCTTCCCTGAGATCCGGTTCCAAGATAGTTCCAATGACTCTAGCTGAGACAAGTTTCCAAAATCGGACGGAATTTCCCCTGTAAAGTTGTTATGTGACATGTTAAGTCCATGCAGTGAAACAAGCCTTCCAATTGACTCCGGAACAGGACCATAAAATGAGTTGTTTGAGAAATCAATCACTTTGAAAGTGGTAAGGATTTTGCTGAAAGTAAGGCCAAACCCTTTAAATGTGACGGTGACAATATCTCGATAAAATCCATTTGGCAAGTTTGTTTGATGCCCTATAACTTGTCCCTCGTCATTGACATCTGTCATCATTGCTTTCAGTTCATTAAACCATCCTGTTGGAAGATATCCAGAAAAATTGTTGGAGGACAAATCAAGTATTTGCAAACATGAGAAATGATTTCTGCTATGATTATCACCTTTATTATCTCTTATTGTGCCATTGAATTGGTTTGATCTTAAGACAAGAACTTGGAGCTGTGGAAGAACACCTAACCATGATGGAAAAGAATCGGCCATTTGATTGTTACCAACATCAATGAGCTCTAGGTCACGACAATTTGATAGTGATCTAGGTAGTTTACCTTCAATTTGATTTCCATTCAAATCTAGTGTTTCAAATTTATCCTTCTCTAATATTTTCAGGCAATATCCCATGGAAATGATTTTCTGTCAACTTCAGTACCCTTAAGTCTCCATTTTCTACTAGACATGATGGGACCGAT
The Aegilops tauschii subsp. strangulata cultivar AL8/78 chromosome 3, Aet v6.0, whole genome shotgun sequence genome window above contains:
- the LOC109769530 gene encoding receptor like protein 27-like, with amino-acid sequence MGYCLKILEKDKFETLDLNGNQIEGKLPRSLSNCRDLELIDVGNNQMADSFPSWLGVLPQLQVLVLRSNQFNGTIRDNKGDNHSRNHFSCLQILDLSSNNFSGYLPTGWFNELKAMMTDVNDEGQVIGHQTNLPNGFYRDIVTVTFKGFGLTFSKILTTFKVIDFSNNSFYGPVPESIGRLVSLHGLNMSHNNFTGEIPSDFGNLSQLESLELSWNRISGKIPKELASLTSLEWLNLSYNNLSGRIPHGNQFLTFSNSSLKGNGGLCGLPLSKQCGSPGSNAVAPPESNSLWQDKLGIILLFAFVGLGFGVGFALSCMLRLFCHQEG